From a region of the Coprococcus comes ATCC 27758 genome:
- a CDS encoding RNA-binding S4 domain-containing protein translates to METIKLRDEFIKLGQALKAAGLVGSGVEAKEVITEGLVKVNGEVDTRRGKKLYDGDVVTFNGEEIKIEK, encoded by the coding sequence ATGGAGACAATCAAACTCAGAGATGAATTTATCAAGCTTGGTCAGGCACTGAAAGCAGCAGGTCTTGTAGGATCCGGTGTGGAAGCCAAGGAAGTCATTACAGAAGGTCTGGTAAAGGTTAATGGAGAAGTAGATACCAGACGTGGTAAAAAATTATATGACGGCGACGTTGTTACATTTAACGGAGAAGAGATCAAGATTGAAAAATAG
- the recF gene encoding DNA replication/repair protein RecF (All proteins in this family for which functions are known are DNA-binding proteins that assist the filamentation of RecA onto DNA for the initiation of recombination or recombinational repair.) has translation MIIKSLKLKDYRNYEILNIEFDHATNIFYGDNAQGKTNILEGVYLSGTTKSHRGTKDRDLIRFGQDEAHIETVIEKNGVPWQIDMHLKKNSPKGIAINKVPIRRASELFGLTNFVFFSPEDLNIIKNGPAERRRFMDLELSQLDKVYLSDLANYNRTLNQRNRLLKDAYYRDDILDTLDVWDMQLVQYGEKIIQRRLRFIEEVNAIIGDIHHKLTGGRERIGLSYEPGCGALSLEAALEKNRERDIRMKSTSVGPHRDDICFMAGGIDIRRFGSQGQQRTAALSLKLSEIELVRQIIKDTPVLLLDDVLSELDKHRQNYLLDSIHDIQTLITCTGLDEFVNHRFSINKVFHVQNGHVSKEN, from the coding sequence ATGATTATCAAATCATTAAAATTAAAAGATTACAGAAATTATGAAATATTAAATATTGAATTTGATCATGCCACGAATATTTTTTACGGTGATAATGCGCAGGGCAAGACGAATATCCTGGAAGGGGTGTATTTGTCGGGAACCACGAAGTCTCACAGGGGGACGAAGGACCGGGATCTGATCCGATTCGGGCAGGATGAGGCTCATATTGAGACTGTCATTGAGAAAAATGGCGTTCCATGGCAGATCGATATGCACCTGAAGAAGAACAGTCCGAAAGGGATTGCGATTAACAAGGTCCCGATCCGGAGGGCGAGTGAGCTTTTCGGTCTGACGAATTTTGTGTTTTTCTCGCCGGAGGATCTGAACATTATTAAAAATGGTCCGGCGGAGAGGAGAAGGTTCATGGACCTGGAGCTTTCACAGCTTGATAAGGTGTATCTTAGCGACCTGGCAAATTATAACCGCACACTCAATCAGCGGAACCGTCTGCTGAAGGATGCCTATTACAGAGATGATATACTGGACACACTGGATGTATGGGATATGCAGCTGGTTCAGTATGGAGAAAAGATTATTCAGAGAAGGCTCCGGTTTATCGAGGAGGTCAATGCGATAATCGGAGACATTCACCATAAACTGACGGGAGGCAGGGAAAGGATCGGCCTTTCGTATGAACCTGGATGCGGAGCGCTTTCACTTGAGGCGGCGCTTGAGAAGAACAGGGAGCGCGATATCAGGATGAAGAGTACCTCGGTGGGACCTCACCGGGATGATATCTGTTTTATGGCAGGTGGGATCGACATCCGCAGATTCGGATCGCAGGGGCAGCAGAGGACAGCGGCACTTTCGCTGAAACTGTCTGAGATCGAGCTGGTACGGCAGATCATAAAGGATACGCCGGTGCTGCTGCTTGACGATGTATTGTCTGAACTTGACAAACACAGGCAAAACTATTTACTGGACAGTATTCATGATATACAGACTCTGATCACCTGTACGGGACTTGACGAGTTTGTCAATCATCGATTTTCAATAAATAAAGTATTCCATGTTCAGAACGGAC